The Aspergillus chevalieri M1 DNA, chromosome 5, nearly complete sequence genome includes a region encoding these proteins:
- a CDS encoding uncharacterized protein (COG:T;~EggNog:ENOG410PII6;~InterPro:IPR019819,IPR002018,IPR029058;~MEROPS:MER0030934;~PFAM:PF00135;~SECRETED:SignalP(1-19)) yields the protein MGMFNYFTTISLLLYQVAATSTPTAQTLNGTYSGLYSQSFNQDFFLGIPYLQAPVGNRRFHPADSLTSAWNGTVAATSYAPSCVGYDTSVDVSEMAEDCLYLNVIRPHAVSDSAKLPVVVFLHGGGFWGGSASESRYNLSYIVDQSTKLGQPILAISFNYRLSAWGFMYSNEVRDTGATNIGLRDQRFALAWIQENIAGFGGDPAKVTLWGQDAGASSIGFQITAYEGRNDSLLRAAIMESGNPTPIQGLNGTQYYQPMYDAIVQRVSPSAAYAAENGMSGSNTCFEATDRMNCLRNVSFSDINEAINSTNPRGWFPVIDGNIVTQQASRSLFTKKYLGVPIILGANTDEGSFYMPDSKITTDAEFVDLITNPQSYNVAPGIALPKVLVNQLAKAYSNVSSSPYIKAKIYQSDATINANRRQACQVYAKAGIPTYCYRFNVPVSGHFTAQHGDELPYVFNNAQSYVSDKSRAQLATDMTSSWVSFIATLDPNAWKNKTNASASSVTPTWPRYVYGNAREMVFDEDGKSHVESDNWRVTQVSLINGPSGIAVAYQR from the exons ATGGGCATGTTCAACTACTTCACAACTATATCTCTCCTACTCTACCAAGTGGCAGCCACAAGCACACCGACCGCTCAAACCCTCAACGGAACCTACAGTGGCCTCTATTCCCAATCCTTCAACCAAGACTTCTTTCTCGGTATTCCATACCTTCAAGCCCCCGTCGGCAACAGACGCTTCCACCCAGCAGACAGCCTTACCAGCGCCTGGAATGGAACTGTCGCAGCAACATCCTACGCACCGTCATGTGTCGGATATGATACCTCCGTTGACGTGAGCGAAATGGCTGAAGACTGCCTCTATCTCAACGTGATCCGACCTCATGCTGTCTCTGACTCTGCCAAGTTGCCTGTTGTCGTCTTCCTGCACGGTGGTGGCTTCTGGGGTGGCAGTGCCAGCGAGAGCCGCTACAACCTCTCCTACATCGTTGACCAGTCAACCAAGCTAGGTCAACCGAttctggccatcagcttcaaCTACCGTCTCAGTGCTTGGGGATTCATGTACAGCAACGAAGTCAGGGACACCGGCGCTACCAACATCGGTTTACGAGACCAACGCTTTGCACTGGCTTGGATTCAGGAGAATATCGCTGGGTTCGGAGGCGATCCGGCTAAGGTCACGCTCTGGGGACAAGATGCCGGCGCATCTAGTATCGGATTCCAGATCACGGCATATGAAGGCCGAAATGACAGTCTTCTGCGCGCTGCGATCATGGAGAGCGGGAATCCAACACCAATTCAAGGCCTGAACGGTACGCAATACTACCAACCTATGTACGATGCCATTGTGCAGCGGGTCTCGCCTTCTGCTGCGTATGCGGCTGAGAATGGCATGTCGGGTAGCAATACCTGTTTTGAAGCGACGGATCGGATGAATTGTCTTCGGAATGTCAGCTTCTCTGATATCAATGAGGCGATTAACTCGACGAACCCGAGAGGATGGTTTCCAGTTATTGATGGGAATATCGTGACGCAGCAGGCTAGTCGGTCTTTGTTTACGAAGAAGTATCTTGGGGTTCCTATCATCCTAGGTGCGAACACGGACGAGGGTTCGTTTTATATGCCGGATAGCAAGATTACGACTGATGCTGAGTTTGTGGATTTGATTACAA ACCCCCAATCCTACAATGTAGCTCCGGGAATCGCCCTCCCGAAGGTACTGGTCAACCAGCTAGCAAAAGCGTACTCCAACGTATCATCCTCGCCAT ACATCAAAGCAAAAATCTACCAAAGCGACGCTACAATCAACGCAAACCGTAGACAAGCCTGCCAGGTCTACGCCAAAGCCGGTATCCCCACATACTGCTACCGCTTCAACGTCCCCGTGTCAGGGCATTTTACTGCTCAGCATGGAGATGAGCTGCCATACGTATTCAATAATGCCCAGAGCTATGTTTCGGACAAGTCTCGGGCTCAACTGGCCACTGACATGACTAGCAGCTGGGTGAGTTTCATCGCGACATTGGATCCAAATGCGTGGAAAAATAAAACGAACGCTTCCGCTTCGAGTGTCACGCCTACGTGGCCCCGGTATGTCTATGGAAATGCGCGGGAGATGGTttttgatgaggatgggaAGAGTCATGTTGAAAGTGATAATTGGAGGGTTACGCAGGTTAGCCTGATTAATGGGCCTTCGGGGATTGCGGTGGCGTATCAGAGGTAA